The genomic window ACGTCACTTCTGTTGCCCTTATTTAAAGCCACCcgccttcttttttttaaactgcacagCTTCTTAATACTCATTATGATAAACATGTTTCTTGTGCTATGGCTCATAACAGTGCTGCAGGAGTAAAACTGGTCTTGTAGCTGTGAATGTGTATAGTTAAAGGTGGGGACGAGGTGAGAGCGATATGCAGGGCAGACTGTAGGAGCTGCTGGTTTTCATTCTGCTACAGTGActtctgcttttctcttcttcagtAGATTCTTCAGGAAGAACTCGCCTGTACAAAGGAAAGAAAGCAGATTGAAAACATATTCTTTTCTCCTTAACTGGAGACAATGACTTTGTGGATGGATATTAAATAAGGTGGTAACAATAGTGTTTCTTACCTGCTTTGTAGGAGGAGCGCACCAGTGGCCCGCTGGCCGTGTAAACAAAGCCCATGTCGTTCCCAACTTTCTCCCAGTGGGCAAATCTCTCTGGAGTGATGTATTCTTCCACCTAAACCCAAAACACACGTTGTCAGTTCTCTGCTGCCGTAGTACATCGGGAATCTCATGCAGAGTATAAAGTGCCTACCTTTAGGTGGCGTTTAGTGGGCTGCATGTACTGCCCGAGTGTTAGACAGTCCACTCCTGCCTCTCGCAGCTCTGCAACAGCAACAGTGTGATCAGGAAACTGTTGTAGTTTACatcacagtgtttttatgtgtgacTAGTGAGCGTACACACCGGTCAAGGTGTCGAGTATCTGTTGGTCAGTCTCCCCCAGTCCCAGCATGATGGAGGTCTTGGTGAGAACAGTGGGGTTGACTTTTTTAGCGTGTTTCAGGACGCTCAGAGACTGGTCAAAGTTCGCCCTGGGGTCACGTACATGCCTGGAAAACAGGTGGGACAGAAAGACATCCTGagcatttgaaataaatacttCAAGAGGTAAATTTGCTGTATAACCCTACGCTGAAATTACAGACCAAAATTACCGTGGACAATTAAGGAAAATATCTCTGGTGCattttgactgtgttttcaaTTCTGCAGTTTAACTAACAGCAGGGAAATGGCTCTTATGCACCACCTGCTGGTCATTATGtgtattaatgttttctttccctgtaactgacctccctcttgtggCAGAGCTGCAACCAACAGttcaactttttatttgaaGACTGTCTTGAAaatataaactttattttatagCATGTGGACCCAACGACTTAAGGCATTGAAGCTTTgagtatttatcattttatgaaaacacaggaactaGAGAAgcaaaatgttcagtttaaatACCTTTGAAGCTCACGCACTGTTTCCACATTGTGTGCGTAAACATCTAACCCTGACAGGGCGATCTTCTCCACTGCTGCCAGGTCACCACGGAAATCTGGAGTCAGACACTCAACCAGGATCTGAGGTTTTCTGGATGAAGATGACAAaggtgtgtattttttttaaatttttgcacagatgttaagagacaaaaacactcCATAAATCCAAAAGAGATGGGAGACTTTACCTTTCCTTCAGGTTAGAAACAGTCTTGGCAAAGTGCTCCGCGCCTCCATCAGCAATATCTGAACAAAAAGGGAAATAGTTTCATTAGAACAAGTTATGAttgcctttattttgaatttgtggaCGCTCTACTTttagtaaacattttaaatccatcgtaatattttagaaaatgtaactgtaatgtatttttactGATTTAGAAGTCGTGTGACTAACCAACCCTATCTAAAGATACCAGAACCGACCTCAGATTTCATCCTGATAAAGATATTGTAGCCAAGAAACTAATTTGAAACCAGATTATCTTCCAGCTTCCAGTGCTTCCTTTTGTCTtgtaaaaatgaaagtgttATTGCTACCTGCAGCAGGAATAGTTAGTGAAATACACTGAAGTAGGAGGCTGTTACCATCTCTGTCGACTGAGGTGAGAACCACGTAGTCCAGCCCCCAGGCAGCGATGGCCTTGGCTGTATTGTAGGGCTCGTCTGGGTCCAGAGGCGGGGGCCGACGGGCCTGTCTTTACTGAGCAGAACCTGCATCCGCGGGTACATGTGTCTCCCATCAActatatacagagagagagggggaagccTCAGCCATGTGTACAGTACGTCACAGGGCTGCTGCTACAGACAGGTGCATGTGTACTAGATGTGTAGTTAAGGAACTCAAAGTGCCTCTTTGTCATAGTGTGCCAGGAGACTGACCATGATGGTGGCTGTAGCCGTGGCAtactctcctcctccccagcaCTCCCCAATGTTTGGACACCTGGCCTCCTCACACACctgagaaaacagacagagacacaggtaACACATGAGAACTGACACAAGATTTTTGGACCCAGGGTTTCAGTCACGGTTGCAGTCATCACCTAATTAAATTCAAGACTTTTTATGCACTTCTATGTACTTGCAGACATGAAACTTACTGTGTGCAGGTTGAGGTCTCTCAGCGTGTTCTTCAGCCTGTTGTAGTTCTTTCCGATGGGGATTTCTGTCTTGAGCCACGGAGGGAGCCGTAGCCTGACGTGACACAACAGCAGAGCCGGTCACTACATGTCACAGTATATGTCACTGTGTAATGTGACAGAGTAACTTTTGTGGGAATTcaactgagaaaaacattaaaaggtAGAATAGCTAGAAGGGGGTGTCACctacactgatttaaaaatgttgtatCCATGCTGTCATAAAACAATCCTACTGAGTAAGTTAAATAATAACAATCATGCTGCAGACGCAGTATGCCTGATACAGCAGTAAAACTGTAAGTTGTGTAGTGCAGATCAAATACACAACTTACATTAGACTGCATCATCCTAATACACATGTACAAAATGTACTTATTTTATGTTTCACTTAATTTTACTTTACAAACCATAAATCTGGTATAAATAATGTAAGACAAACCATCTCtagtgtacatacacacacacaatctacaTGTATGCATATGAATGAATAGCATTGTAGGAACTGTGTGCTTTTTATGTCTGTGCCTCTGCTCTACATGTTTGATTTAATGTCTGATAATGCAGCACAATGTTGTTATATTTAGCCCTGTTTTTTAAGCTAATATTAatagtttcttcttttttattattgttcTACATGTTTATATACCATCACATTAAGTTTTTTAGCTTGACTATGTAACATCTGTCCAGATGAAAAATCTTCTCAGACAACATTTACAGCAACATTTATTAATATGCAGGGTCCCTGTCAAATAAAccaactaaataaataattcagtgaGGATCTGTGTAGCATGCCACCTCAAACAATTTCTCCTAAAGGCATGATTTCAAGGACACTTAAACTTTGTGTTAACTCAGCTCCACAGAGTCTGGGTGATAAGATTTTGTCTGATCTGGTCTTTGAACCCTTCTGATACCACACTCAGAGACATTTTTCTTGAACCCACAGGAGCTGAAAATCTCACCTCTCTCCCTTCTGTCTCTTCAGGTTGCCTTTGTATTCTGCCCACTTGCTTTTCTCCGACAGATCCCCTGAAATAAAGTCTTGCAGATCAGGCCCGTCATCGTCCAGAAGCTCCTTCCTTCTGTCAGTCCGGTCCGGGGAGGATTTGGCCGCAGTTGTCAGACTGCTGGTATAAACCTAGAGAGGCAGGACCCCATGGTGGTTAGTTCACGTACCTCTGCTTTATTGGGTCTtttcacacaatcacacactgtCATGCTGTTGTCGACTACCTATCTGGTTAATAACAGCCTTGAAGACACTAAAGCTGAGTTACAAAACATACTCCACACTACAGGCTGCTACCTCCAGGCCCGTGACACAGGCTTCACCGCGGACGGTACCCGTCAACagattagctagctagctgctggCTGAACAATATCCGAGTGGAAATACTCACATGTGGGAAACATCTGGGATTCAGCCACAGATAGTTTGTGGAGAAACGACCAGCAACACAACAACTTTGTTTGAGCAACGCCATGACTTTAGTTAGCAGGCGACTGTCATTGGCAACAAACTCGACGAACGACTGCTTTGGTCTGGTGCTGCATTGACGTTACACGGACAGAGTGGGAAAATACGAAAACCTCTTTCACGTGCTAGGATGTAACCATAGACTGCATATAAAGATTTTATTATCTACAGTccatgaattattattatattattattgtcacACCAATATAGATATTCAAAATAATAACTATTGTTGTATTTCTACTGGGATCAGTCTGTCTTCCTGAGGGCTTCACTGATGATTCCAACACTAGCTAAATACACCAAATTAGCTGTCTTTAGGTATTAAAGTAGTGtgtaactgtttttttatttagcCGAGACTGACATGAACGATTTTCCCACACAGCTTACGGTTTTTCCGATGTGACCTGAACACAGCAGAGCTTAACGGAagatgtgaataaataaaaagagattaaaaaaatacttctCTATGTTTAGCTCGTCTTTGCTCATAGTTTTACAgctaaaattatttttgctaCACTTCTGTCATGAGTATTATCGATCTTGACCCAGATGTTACTGTTATCCTCAGTCAGATCGTCTCGTAATGCCTGATGACGGCACGTACGCGCTCTACAACAGCGTCGTGACgtccttccttcctcctttcctctgctACCGGCGAGGTGAGGATAGCTGAAAAACTGTACCTGGGGTTTCATCTAACTCCATCTGTGTCAATTAAACATGGTTTTGTCTTAATTTTAAAGCGTCAGACGCGGAAagctttttatttcacattacaGGCTGTATTTTGACTTTAATTTAGGTTTTGTGAGGAGATAAATTAGATGTTTTTTCTCGTTGCCTGTTCTCAGGCCTGACGCTGCTGAGGGCCGCAGCGGGTTGAACAGTATTATTTAGTGAAGATTAACCTTCGTATGGCTCCGCTTGGTACTTACGGCCACTAACATGTTGGTGAAATTTAACATC from Lates calcarifer isolate ASB-BC8 linkage group LG5, TLL_Latcal_v3, whole genome shotgun sequence includes these protein-coding regions:
- the lias gene encoding LOW QUALITY PROTEIN: lipoyl synthase, mitochondrial (The sequence of the model RefSeq protein was modified relative to this genomic sequence to represent the inferred CDS: inserted 2 bases in 1 codon; deleted 1 base in 1 codon), which codes for MQHQTKAVVRRXFVANDSRLLTKVMALLKQSCCVAGRFSTNYLWLNPRCFPHVYTSSLTTAAKSSPDRTDRRKELLDDDGPDLQDFISGDLSEKSKWAEYKGNLKRQKGERLRLPPWLKTEIPIGKNYNRLKNTLRDLNLHTVCEEARCPNIGECWGGGEYATATATIMLMGDTCTRGCRFCSVKTARRPPPLDPDEPYNTAKAIAAWGLDYVVLTSVDRDDIADGGAEHFAKTVSNLKERKPQILVECLTPDFRGDLAAVEKIALSGLDVYAHNVETVRELQRHVRDPRANFDQSLSVLKHAKKVNPTVLTKTSIMLGLGETDQQILDTLTELREAGVDCLTLGQYMQPTKRHLKVEEYITPERFAHWEKVGNDMGFVYTASGPLVRSSYKAGEFFLKNLLKKRKAEVTVAE